One Azospirillum brasilense DNA window includes the following coding sequences:
- a CDS encoding acetylornithine deacetylase/succinyl-diaminopimelate desuccinylase family protein — protein MPLDHRESLFRRIAERRDDLVALTRDLIRIPTVNPPGDVYTDCAEFLGRRLAGRGFAVEYVRAEGAPGDSDRYPRTNVIARIEGREPGPCVHFNGHIDVVPAGQGWTVDPFEGVVKDGRVYGRGACDMKGGIAASIIAVEAILEEGIPFPGALEISGTVDEESGGYGGVGHLAKLGYFSRPRVDHVIIPEPLNVDRVCIGHRGVWWAEIETKGRVAHGSMPFLGNCAVRHMGAVLHRIETELIPRLAAKRTAMPVVPEGARQSTLNINAIHGGQPEDHGGLPSPMVPDRCRMVIDRRYLIEEDPEEVRAEIVGILEGLRRERTGFDYELREVLAFLPTLTDADAPVVRAVGAAIETVLGRPAAQVVSPGTYDQKHIARVGHLKDCIAYGPGILDLAHQPDEYVDIDDMVHAAQVMAMAALSLLRREV, from the coding sequence ATGCCGCTCGACCACCGGGAGTCGCTGTTCCGCCGGATCGCGGAACGGCGCGACGACCTTGTCGCGCTGACCCGCGACCTGATCCGCATCCCCACCGTGAACCCGCCCGGCGACGTCTACACCGACTGCGCGGAATTCCTCGGGCGGCGGCTGGCCGGGCGCGGCTTCGCCGTGGAGTATGTGCGGGCGGAAGGCGCACCGGGCGACAGCGACCGCTACCCGCGCACCAATGTCATCGCCCGGATCGAAGGGCGCGAGCCCGGCCCCTGCGTGCATTTCAACGGCCACATCGACGTGGTGCCCGCCGGCCAGGGCTGGACGGTCGATCCCTTCGAAGGGGTGGTGAAGGACGGGCGCGTCTACGGCCGCGGCGCCTGCGACATGAAGGGCGGGATCGCCGCGTCGATCATTGCCGTGGAGGCGATCCTGGAGGAGGGCATTCCCTTCCCCGGCGCGCTGGAAATCTCCGGCACGGTGGACGAGGAGTCCGGCGGTTACGGCGGGGTCGGGCATCTCGCCAAGCTCGGCTATTTCTCCCGCCCGCGGGTCGACCACGTCATCATTCCGGAACCGCTGAACGTGGACCGGGTGTGCATCGGCCACCGCGGCGTCTGGTGGGCGGAGATCGAGACGAAGGGCCGCGTCGCCCACGGGTCCATGCCCTTTCTCGGCAACTGCGCGGTGCGCCACATGGGGGCCGTGCTGCACCGGATCGAGACGGAGCTGATCCCCCGGCTGGCCGCCAAGCGCACCGCCATGCCGGTGGTCCCGGAAGGGGCGCGGCAGTCCACCCTGAACATCAACGCCATCCATGGCGGACAGCCCGAGGACCATGGCGGCCTGCCCAGCCCGATGGTGCCCGACCGCTGCCGCATGGTCATCGACCGCCGCTATCTGATCGAGGAGGACCCGGAGGAGGTGAGGGCGGAGATCGTTGGCATCCTGGAGGGTCTGCGCCGCGAGCGCACCGGCTTCGACTATGAGCTGCGCGAGGTGCTGGCCTTCCTGCCCACCCTGACCGACGCCGACGCGCCGGTGGTGCGGGCGGTGGGGGCGGCCATCGAGACGGTGCTGGGCCGCCCGGCGGCGCAGGTGGTGTCCCCCGGCACCTACGACCAGAAGCACATTGCGCGGGTCGGGCATCTCAAGGACTGCATCGCCTACGGCCCCGGCATCCTCGATCTCGCCCACCAGCCGGACGAGTATGTGGACATCGACGACATGGTCCATGCCGCACAGGTTATGGCGATGGCCGCCCTGTCGCTGCTGCGGCGGGAGGTGTAG
- a CDS encoding formate dehydrogenase subunit gamma translates to MTKLLRPLLVLFVLLLAAPAVQAQFYQTPGPTSPTSKDEVQLYQTPDGKLTGRVSIPDGKLGVLVQPEGREWREFRMVWLKIIAGALILGPIAVLAIFYLIRGTIRIQGGRSGRPVPRFSGMDRFAHWTTAVSFLLMALTGLILTFGRMLLIPLIGHPNFTMLAEASKYMHNFFSVPFVLGLVLIFVLWVRDNIPEKADLVWLKTLGGVLSKSGEHPEAGRFNAGQKGVFWAVVFGGFALSLTGFLLMMPFAVTGIGGMQILHVAHGVVAALMIALIIGHIYIGTIGMEGAFDAMGSGVVDENWAKDHHRRWYEEQLRNGRANEDERLRHRAAE, encoded by the coding sequence ATGACGAAGCTCCTGCGCCCCCTGTTGGTCCTGTTCGTTCTGCTGCTCGCCGCCCCGGCGGTGCAGGCGCAGTTCTACCAGACGCCGGGGCCGACCTCGCCGACCTCGAAGGACGAGGTGCAGCTCTACCAGACGCCGGACGGCAAGCTCACCGGGCGGGTCAGCATTCCCGACGGGAAGCTGGGCGTCCTGGTCCAGCCGGAAGGGCGGGAGTGGCGCGAGTTCCGCATGGTCTGGCTGAAGATCATCGCCGGCGCCCTGATTCTGGGGCCGATCGCGGTGCTGGCGATCTTCTACCTGATCCGCGGCACCATCCGCATCCAGGGCGGCCGGTCGGGGCGCCCGGTGCCGCGCTTCAGCGGCATGGACCGCTTCGCCCACTGGACGACGGCGGTCAGCTTCCTGCTGATGGCGCTGACTGGGCTGATCCTGACCTTCGGGCGCATGCTGCTGATTCCGCTGATCGGCCACCCGAACTTCACGATGCTGGCCGAGGCCAGCAAGTACATGCACAATTTCTTCAGCGTGCCGTTCGTCCTCGGGCTGGTGCTGATCTTCGTGCTGTGGGTGCGCGACAACATCCCGGAGAAGGCCGATCTCGTCTGGCTGAAGACGCTCGGCGGCGTGCTGAGCAAGTCCGGCGAGCATCCGGAGGCCGGGCGCTTCAACGCCGGTCAGAAGGGCGTCTTCTGGGCGGTGGTGTTCGGCGGTTTCGCGCTGTCGCTCACCGGCTTCCTGCTGATGATGCCCTTCGCCGTCACCGGGATCGGCGGCATGCAGATCCTGCATGTGGCGCACGGGGTGGTGGCCGCGCTGATGATCGCGCTGATCATCGGGCACATCTACATCGGCACCATCGGCATGGAGGGCGCCTTCGACGCCATGGGCAGCGGCGTGGTGGACGAGAATTGGGCCAAGGACCATCACCGCCGCTGGTACGAGGAGCAGCTCCGCAACGGCCGGGCCAACGAGGACGAACGGCTGCGGCATCGCGCGGCGGAGTGA
- a CDS encoding DUF5672 family protein has protein sequence MVRIEDCTLVFADTANHALVEMAIRDSIAACRFSSVLLLSDRDPKIPGVDFHRIAPINDIDDYSDTINVRLRRLVTTGHVLIAQWDGFVAEPQAWTEEFRAFDYIGARWGWYEDGMTVGNGGFSLRSAALLDRLRDLPFEAGIPEDHVICRTERPTLEKTGIRFAPEAVADRFAFERTPVPGPAFGFHGLFNFGKVLGDRALEERIEVMDGPLLDKREYTDLMTSLALSGRKAPFASMVRKLVARRDETFLRSQITEWTTGVQRDYVLALADAVQTTAAPGSRWPAVASPQRRQPKIYDCFTFHNELDLLELRFRELYDTVDQFVIVEAKQTFAGAPKPLHFMEERDRFLPFLDKVKLVVAPDFPETDNPWVRERAQRNAIALGLDKVEPDDIIVISDVDEILRARSVASLRDSPAMIAGFRVPCFYFKFNFMNVEGENFDIVPIAVRGLMAKTTTPQQIRECRGALDRYTPETRPPYVDILPHAGWHFSYIGDDAFIRHKIQSFAHQELNRDDILDGIDVPRFLAEGRDIFNRPGYRWQSVELNDYFPATLLGDRGRWADFIAEEVGGRVTWK, from the coding sequence ATGGTGAGGATCGAGGACTGCACGCTGGTGTTCGCCGACACGGCGAACCACGCCCTGGTCGAGATGGCCATCCGGGACAGCATCGCCGCCTGCCGCTTCTCCAGCGTCCTGCTGCTCTCCGACCGCGACCCGAAGATCCCCGGCGTCGATTTCCACCGCATCGCCCCGATTAACGACATCGACGACTATTCGGACACCATCAACGTCCGCCTGCGCCGGCTGGTGACGACGGGCCATGTCCTGATCGCCCAGTGGGACGGCTTCGTCGCCGAACCGCAGGCCTGGACGGAGGAGTTCCGCGCCTTCGACTACATCGGCGCCCGCTGGGGCTGGTACGAGGACGGCATGACGGTGGGGAACGGCGGCTTCTCCCTGCGCTCCGCCGCTCTGCTCGACCGGCTGCGCGACCTGCCCTTCGAGGCCGGCATCCCCGAGGACCACGTTATTTGCCGGACCGAGCGCCCGACGCTGGAAAAGACCGGCATCCGCTTCGCCCCGGAGGCCGTGGCCGACCGTTTCGCCTTCGAGCGGACGCCGGTACCGGGGCCGGCCTTCGGCTTCCACGGCCTGTTCAACTTCGGCAAGGTGCTGGGCGACCGCGCGCTGGAGGAGCGGATCGAGGTCATGGACGGTCCGCTCCTCGACAAGCGCGAATACACCGACCTGATGACTAGCCTCGCGCTGTCCGGACGCAAGGCCCCCTTCGCCTCCATGGTCCGCAAGCTGGTGGCGCGGCGGGACGAGACGTTCCTGCGCTCCCAGATCACCGAATGGACGACCGGTGTGCAGCGGGATTATGTGCTGGCCCTGGCCGATGCCGTGCAGACGACGGCGGCGCCGGGATCGCGCTGGCCGGCGGTGGCCTCGCCGCAGCGCCGCCAGCCGAAGATCTACGACTGCTTCACCTTCCACAACGAACTCGACCTTCTGGAGCTGCGCTTCCGCGAGTTGTACGACACGGTCGACCAGTTCGTGATCGTCGAGGCCAAGCAGACCTTCGCCGGTGCGCCGAAGCCGCTGCATTTCATGGAGGAACGCGACCGCTTCCTGCCCTTCCTGGACAAGGTGAAGCTGGTCGTCGCCCCCGATTTCCCGGAAACCGACAATCCCTGGGTGCGCGAGCGGGCGCAGCGGAACGCCATCGCGCTCGGTCTGGACAAGGTGGAGCCGGACGACATCATCGTCATTTCGGACGTGGACGAGATCCTGCGCGCGCGGTCGGTCGCGTCGCTGCGCGACAGTCCGGCGATGATCGCGGGGTTCCGCGTGCCGTGCTTCTACTTCAAGTTCAACTTCATGAACGTCGAGGGCGAGAATTTCGACATCGTGCCCATCGCCGTCCGCGGCCTGATGGCCAAAACGACCACACCCCAGCAGATCCGCGAGTGCCGCGGCGCACTGGACCGCTACACGCCCGAGACGCGTCCGCCCTATGTGGACATCCTGCCCCACGCGGGCTGGCACTTCTCCTACATCGGCGACGACGCCTTCATCCGGCACAAGATCCAGAGCTTCGCGCACCAGGAACTGAACCGCGACGACATCCTCGACGGCATCGACGTGCCCCGCTTCCTGGCGGAGGGACGCGACATCTTCAACCGTCCCGGCTATCGCTGGCAGTCCGTGGAGCTGAACGACTATTTCCCAGCGACCCTCCTGGGGGACCGCGGACGCTGGGCGGACTTCATCGCCGAGGAGGTCGGCGGCCGGGTCACCTGGAAGTAG